The Thermomonospora amylolytica sequence ACCGGCTGCTGCGCGCCTACGACACGATCATCATCGACGAGGCGCACGAGCGCAGCCTGAACATCGACTTCCTGCTCGGCTACCTCAAGGAGATCCTGCCGCGCCGCCCGGATCTCAAGGTGATCATCACCTCGGCGACCATCGACCCCGAGCGGTTCTCCCGGCACTTCGGCGACGCCCCGATCGTGGAGGTCTCCGGCCGCACCTACCCGGTCGAGGTCCGCTACCGGCCGATCGTCGACCCCGAGGACCCCGAGGCCGACCCCGACCGCGACCAGGTCCAGGCGATCTGTGACGCCGTCGACGAACTGTGCGCCGAGGGCCCCGGCGACATCCTGGTGTTCCTGTCCGGCGAGCGGGAGATCCGCGACACCGCCGACGCGCTGGCCAAGCGCGGCCTGCCGGGCACCGAGATCCTGCCGCTGTACGCCCGGCTGTCGGCGGCCGAGCAGCACCGGGTGTTCCAGCCGCACCGGGGCCGCCGGATCGTGCTGGCCACCAACGTCGCCGAGACCTCGCTGACGGTGCCGGGCATCAAGTACGTCATCGACCCCGGCACCGCCCGGATCTCCCGCTACAGCCACCGGCTCAAGGTGCAGCGGCTGCCGATCGAGCCGATCTCGCAGGCGTCGGCCAACCAGCGCAAGGGCCGCTGCGGCCGCACCAGCGACGGCATCTGCATCCGGCTGTACTCCGAGGAGGACTTCGCGTCCCGGCCGGAGTTCACCGACCCGGAGATCCTGCGCACCAACCTGGCCTCGGTCATCCTGCAGATGACCAACCTGGGCCTGGGCGACATCGCCGCGTTCCCGTTCGTGGACCCGCCGGACCGCCGCAACATCAAGGACGGCGTCGACCTGCTGCACGAGCTGGGCGCGTTCGACCCGGCCGCCAAGGACCCGCGCCGGCGGCTCACCCCGCTGGGCCGCAAGCTGGCGCAGCTGCCCATCGACCCGCGGCTGGCGCGGATGGTGCTGGAGGCCGACAAGAACGGCTGCGTCCGCGAGGTGCTGGTCATCGCCTCCGCCCTGTCGATCCAGGACCCCCGCGAACGCCCGGCCGACAAGCAGCAGGCCGCCGACGAGCGGCACCGCCGCTTCGCCGACCCGTCCTCGGACTTCCTGGCGTACCTCAACCTGTGGAACTACCTGCGGGAAAAGCAGAAGGAGCTGTCCGGCGGCCAGTTCCGCCGGATGTGCAAGAACGAGTTCCTGCACTATCTGCGCGTCCGTGAGTGGCAGGACCTGCACGGCCAGCTCAAGCAGGTCGCCAAGGGCCTCGGCGTCACCCTCAACACCGCCGAGGCCGCGCCCGAGGCGATCCACCGGTCGCTGCTGGCCGGGCTGCTGTCGCACGTCGGGCTGATGGACCCGGAGAAACGCGACTACCTCGGCGCCCGCAACGCCCGGTTCGCGATCTTCCCGGGGTCGGGGCTGTTCAAGAAGCCGCCGCGCTGGGTGATGTCGGCCGAGCTGGTGGAGACCTCCCGGCTGTGGGCGCGGGTCAACGCCAGGATCGAGCCCGACTGGATCGAGCCGCTGGCCCAGCACCTGGTCAAGCGCACCTACAGCGAGCCGCACTGGTCCAAGAAGCAGGGCGCGGTGATGGCGTACGAGCGGGTCACCCTCTACGGGATCCCGATCGTGACCCAGCGGCGCGTCAACTACGGCCGCATCGACCCCGAGCTGTCCCGGGAGCTGTTCATCCGGCACGCCCTCGTCGGCGGCGAGTGGGACACCCACCACAGGTTCTTCCAGGAGAACCGGGACCTGCTGGAAGAGGTCGAGGACCTGGAGCACCGGGCCCGCCGCCGCGACATCCTGGTCGACGACGAGACCCTGTTCGACTTCTACGACCAGCGGATCCCCGCCGACGTGGTCTCGGTCCGGCACTTCGACGCCTGGTGGAAGAAGGCCCGCCGCACCAGGCCCGATCTGCTGAACTTCACCAGGCAGATGCTGATCAACGAGGGCGCGGGCGAGATCAGCGAGGCCGACTACCCCGACGAGTGGCGGCAGGGGCCGCTGCGGTTCCGGCTGACGTACCTGTTCGAGCCGGGCGGGGACGCCGCCGGGACCGACGGCGTGACCGTCCACGTCCCGCTGCAGGTCCTCAACCAGGTGTCGCCGGACGGGTTCGACTGGCAGATCCCGGGCCTGCGGGCCGAGCTGGTCACCGAGCTGATCCGTTCCCTGCCCAAGCAGCTGCGGGTGAACTTCGTGCCGGCCCCCGACGTGGCCCGCAAAGTGCTGCAACGGGTGTCGCCGTACGACGGGCCGCTGCTGGACGCGCTGGAACGGGAGCTGCGCGCCATGACCGGCGTCACCGTCCCCCGCGAGAGCTGGGACCTGTCGCGCGTGCCCGAGCACCTGAAGATGACGTTCCGGGTGGTCGACGGCCGGGACCGCACCGTCGCCGAGGGCAAGGACCTCGAGGAGCTCAAGCGGCGGCTCAAGGGCAGGATGCGCGGCACCCTCCAGGCCGCCGCCCAGCAGGACGGCATCGAGCGGTCCGGTCTCACGACCTGGAGCATCGGCGAGCTCCCGCAGCTCTACGAGCGCAGGCAGTCCGGTTATGCGGTCAAGGCGTTCCCGGCGCTGACCGACGAGGGCGACAGCGTGGCCGTCCGCATGTACGAGACGCCCGCCGAGCAGCAGCAGGCCATGTGGCGCGGCACCCGCCGCCTCCTGCTGCTGGGCTCGCCGTCCCCGGTCAAGTTCCTGCAGGCCGGCCTGAGCAACCAGGCCAAGCTCGCGCTCAGCCACAACCCGCACGGCTCGGTCGCCGCGCTGTTCGAGGACTGCGTCACGGCCGCCGCCGACAAGCTGATGGCCGACGCCGGCGGTCCCGCCTGGGACGAGGAGGGCTTCACCAAGCTCCACGACCACGTGCGGGCCGAGCTGGCCGACACCGCCGCCGCCGTCGTCGGGCAGGTCGAGCGGATCCTGCGGGCCGCCCACGAGGTCGACCGGCGGCTGCGCGGCACCACCAGCCTCGTCCTCGTGCCGTCGCTGACGGACCTGCGCACCCAGCTCGACGAGCTGGTCGCGCCGGGCTTCGTCACCGCCACCGGCTTCGCGCGCCTGCCCGACCTGCTGCGCTACCTGCGGGCGATGGAGGCCAGGCTGGACAAGCTGCCGGAGAACCCCAACCGCGACCGGCTGCTCATGCAGCAGGTGCACCAGATGCGGCGGGAGTACGACGACCTGCTGCGCCGGCTGCCCCCGGCCCGCCGCGACGACGAGGCCGTCCGGCAGATCCGCTGGATGATCGAGGAGCTGCGGGTCAGCCTGTTCGCCCAGCGGCTGGGCACCCGCTACCCGGTCTCCGACAAGCGCATCCGCAAGGCCATCGCCCAGATCACCGCGTGAGGTCCGGCAGGAACGACTCCAGCAGGCCGCGCAGCACGGCGGCCGTCTCGGCGCGGCCGGGTGCCCCGCCCGCTCCGGCCAGCCGGTCGAACAGCAGCCCGTCCAGGCAGGCCACCAGCAGCACGGCCTGCCGCTGCGGGTCGGTGGCCCCGAGCGCGGTGAGCATCCCGGCGGCCAGCCTGCGGTAGCGGGCGCCGACCGTGTCGTAGACCGCGCGCAGCTCGGGGCGCCGGTTGGCCTCCAGCGCCAGCTCGTAGCGGGCCAGCATCCGGTCACGGGCGGTCGTCGCCCACAGCTCCACCAGCCCGGCGGCGGCGTCGGCGATCGCCGCCACGTCCGGCCGTCCGGCCGGTTCCGGCAGCTCCTCCTCCACGGTGTCCAGCTCGGCGAGCCGTTCCACCGCCGCCCGCAGCAGCGCCTGCCGGGTACGGAAGTAGTACGAGGTGGAGCCCTCGGGCACCCCGGCGGCCCGGTCCACCGCCCGGTGCGTGAGCCCGCGCATCCCCTCCCGGGCCAGCGTGCTGATCGCCGCGTCGGCCAGCCGCCTGCGGCGGTCCGGCTGCTCGTCCATGCCCCTCCTCCGGTGTCTCTACAACCGTAGAGTAGAGTGGGTGCTCTACGGATGTAGAGGAGGTCGGCATGCGCACTGCCGTGGTGGCCGGAGGCGGGATCGGCGGGCTGGCCGCGGCGGCCGCGCTGGCCGCCCGCGGCTGGACGGTCCGGGTGCTGGAACGCGCCCCCGAGTTCACCGAGGTCGGCGCGGGCATCTCGCTGTGGCCGAACGCCCTGCGCGCCCTGGACGTCCTCGGCGTCGGCGACCGGGTGCGGGAGCGCGCCGTTCCCGAGGCCGAGATCGGCGTGCGGGCCGCCTCCGGCCGCTGGCTGATGCGCACCGACGTGTCGGAGCTGATCCGGCGGTACGGGCCGCTGGTGATGATCCACCGGGCCGATCTGCTCGCCGTCCTGCGCGAGGCCGCCGGCGGGGCCGACCTGGTCCCCTCCACCGAGGTCGCCGAGGTGCGGGCGGTCCCGGACGGGGTCGAGGCGGTCCACACCGGCGGCGTCACCCGGGCCGACCTCGTCGTCGGCGCGGACGGCATCCGCAGCGCCGTCCGTCGTTCGCTGTGGCCCGGGGCGCGCCCGCCCCGGTACGCCGGATACACCGCCTGGCGGCTGCTGACCCGGCCCGCCGAGCCGGTCCACGTCGGCGGCGAGACGTGGGGGAGAGGGGACCGGTTCGGCATGGCCCCGCTGGCGGACGGCCGGGTCTACTGTTACGCCGCCGCCGGCGTTCCGCCCGGCGGGCACAGCCCGGACGGCGAGCTGGCCGAGCTGCGCCGCCGCTTCGGCGCCTGGCACGACCCCATCCCCGCCCTCCTGGAGTCGGCCTCCCCGGAGTCCGTGCTGCGTCACGACATCGAGGAGCTGCCCCCGCTGAAGACCTTCGTCCGCGGCCGTGCGGTGCTGCTGGGGGACGCCGCCCACGCCATGACCCCCAACATGGGCCAGGGAGCCTGCCAGGCCCTCGAGGACGCGGTCACCCTCGCCGCCCTCCTCGACACCCGCTCCACGGTCGAGGAGGCCCTCGCCGCCTACGACTCGATACGCCGTCCCCGCGCCCAGCGCATCGCCCGCCAGTCCCGCCTGGCGGGCGCCCCGGCCCAATGGAGCCTGCTCCCGGCCGTCGTCCTCCGCGACACCCTGACCCGCCTGGTCCCCGGCTCCCTCACCCTGCGCGCCATGGCGCCCGTCCTGTCCTGGACGCCGCCCGCCTGACCTCAGGTCACGAGGTCGCGGCGGGGCTCACCGGCGTACGGCGGGCGGCGCGTCCAGGCAGCAGTCGCCGCACAGGCCGCCGCCGGGGATCCGGTAGTACAGGCAGCAGCTCCGGCGGCGGAAGGCCAGGCCGGGGCCGTGCAGCACGCCGGTGCCCCGCAGCCGGCCGAGGGCCAGCAGGCGGGCGGCCAGGTCGCGGGCCGCGCCGGCGTGGGCGGGACGGGCCGCGGCGACGACCCGGAGCGTCCCGATCAGAGCCGAGGCGGCGTTCCCCCACAGCAGGCCCTCGGCGACGGGGAACCGCTCCCGGACGAAGGCGTTGACGGCCTCGAGTTGTTCGTCGATCACTGCGCAATACACGGCCTCGGCCAAGTCCTGCGCCCGTTCAGGTCTCCGGCCCCGTAGCTCCGCCAGCCACAACGGGACCACACCGGGGGCGGCGGCCCGATGCCGCAGCGCCGCCAGGCTCGGCACGACGCCGTGCAGCAGCGCGCAGCCCAGCACCGGGGACCAGAGCCGGGCGGCCAGGGACAGGTGGGCGGTGGAGGCGGCGACCCGCGGCTCGGCGGTGCCCAGCCGGGCCGCGGTCAGGTCGACCAGCCGCTCGACGCCGCCCGGGAACGGCCGCCAGAGCGGATCGACCTCTTCGGCCGGATCGGTGGAGACGGCGAAGAAGGGGCCGAGGGCGGCGACATCGGCCAGGGCGTCGACCAGAACATCGGCCGGGACATCGGCGGTGGGGTCGTCGCGGCGGGCCGTCGGCACGGTCGGAGTATAGGCCCGGCGCGCCCGGAGACCGATCTGGACCGCTCCACATATCCGCCGATCAGGGACGATTCACCACAACTGCACACAAGTCACTGCAGTCCCACCGGTCGACTGCGTATGGTTCAGGCATGTCGAACAGCGATGAGCCCGGCGTCGAGGGCGCGGACCTGGTCGCGCGCCCCGGCGGACGGGGCGTTCAGGGGGACGCTGCGACCGGCCCCGGGACCGACCTCGAGACCGGCCCCGAGACGGGCGTCGCCCGGGTGGGCGACCCGGTCACCGTGTGGCCCTGCGCCAACTGCGGCCGCCCGGTGCCGCAGCCGGTCGGCGGCGTCCGCACCATCCGTTACTGCCAGGACAACGACGGCGCCTGCGCCCGGGAGGCGCGCAGCCGCCGCGAGCGCGGCCGCGACGCCCCCGGACTGACCGGCCAGGTCGCCTGGACCTGGGAGATCGTCGAGCGGCTGGAGAAGATGGCCGACGGGCTGGCCGAGTCGCTGACCTCCGAGCTGAGCGTGGCCGGGGTGGAACGGCGCATCGCCGAGGTCCGCGCCGAGGCGGCCCGCGAGCTGGCCGTGGCGCAGAGCGAGCGCGAGGCCTCCCAGCAGCAGGCCGAGGAGGCCCGGCACGAGGCCGCCCAGGCCCGCCGGCGGATGGAGGCGGCCGAGGAGGAGGCCCGCCGCGCCCGCCAGGAGGCCAGGACGGCCACCGCCAAGCGGGACGCCGCCCAGCAGGCCTGGCAGGAGGCGCAGCAGCTGGCCCAGCAGGCGGTGGCCGCCAAGCAGGCCGCCGAGTCCGAACGCGACCGGGTCGCCGCCCGGGAGGGCGAGCTGCTGGCCGCGCTGGAGTCCAGCCGCGCTGAACTGGTGTCGCTGCACGCCCGGCTGGCCGAGGCCGAGGCGGCGGCGGAGGCGCAGCGGGCCGAGGCCGCGGTCGCCCGGCAGGCCGCCGAGGAACTGCGCACCGCCGTCAAGGACGCCGAGGCCGCGCGGCAGCAGGCGCTGCAGGCCGCCGCCAGGGCCGAGGAGGAGCGCACCGCCGCGCGCCGCGCCCAGGCCGAGGCCGAGGCCGAGGCGCAGCGGGCCGCCGCCCAGCGCACCGAGGCGATCGGGGAGCGCGACGCCGCGCTGGCCCAGGCCCAGCAGGCGGTCGCCGAACGCGACCAGGCCAACGCGCGCGCCGCCGAGCAGTCCGCCCAGATCCAGCACCTGGCCCAGTCGGTCGCCGAACTGCAGGCGGCGATGTCCGCGCTGGCGGCCGAACGGGACGCCGCCCGCGCCGAGGCCGACCGCGCCCGCCGCCAGATCGACACCCTCCTCACCCAGCGGCAGGCCGGCGTGCTGCCCGGGGTGACGGGGACCGGGACCGGCGGGACCGGCGGGATCCCGGTGCCCGGGGCGTCCGCCACCGGCGGGACCGGCCCGTTCCCGGCCGCCACCATTCCCGACACGTCCGCCGGGTCGTCCGCCGTGCCCCGGCAGCCCGCCTACTCCACCGACCCGGCGGGCGGCGGCACCGAGCCCGCGCGGCGCAACGGCGACGAGAACCGGGAGGATCCCCTGTACGCCCGGCCCTGACTCACGGCAGGGGCCGCGGGTCGCGGCGGAGCGGATGGTCGGCCGGCACCTCCACCAGGACGATCCGCACGCCGTCGGGGTCGGCGATCCACATCTCGACCAGTCCCCACGGCTCCTGCCGGGGTTCGCGCAGCACCGTGACCCCCGCCTCGCGCAGCCTGCGGTGCTCGGCCGCCACGTCGCGCACCTGGAGCCAGATCATCACCGGTCCCGGCGGCGTGCCGTCCGACCGGCCGGAGACCTCCAGCAGGCCCTGCCCGAGGAAGTAGACGACGCCGGGCTCGTCCGGCGGCCCGAACTCGCGGTGCACGGCCAGGCCCAGGACCTCCCGGTAGAAGCGGTGGCTGCGCGCCGGGTCGGCCGGGCGCAGCAGGATGCGGCTGCTGAGCACGTCCATGAGCGGACCCTACCCGCCCGTCACGGGCCGTCGAGGTGCCCGACCAGGTCGGCCCGGGCGGCGGAGGTGTACGGGGCGGCGAACGCCTCCAGCGTGCGGTCCAGGTTCTGCGTCCACCAGGCCACCAGCGCCGCGTCCGCCGCCCCCGCCGGGTCACGGCGTTCCAGGTAGTGCCGCCGCAGCGGCCCCAGGTCGCACAGGTGCTCCCACCACAGCCGGTGCACCGCCGAGTAGATCTGCCCGGCGTCCAGGGGGAACGCGGTGCGATGCCCGGCCACGAACGCCTGCGCCCGGTCCAGGTCCAGGCCCCGCTCCTCGCCGTGCCCCGCGAACAGCGCGGCCGCCGCCCGCACCAGGTCGCCGGCGAACGGCGCGATCCGCAGCCCGCCCCATCCGACGACCGCGGCGACCTGCCGGGTGCGCCCGTACAGCACGTTGCGCGCGTCGAAGGCCCCGTGGACGTAGCCGACCGCGAACGCCTCGGCCTCCGGCGGCTGGTGGTCGGCCAGCTCCACCAGCAGCGCCCGGCGTTCGGCCAGCCGCCGCCGGGCCAGCGCGGCGAAGTCGTCGCCGTCCGGCGGCAGCGCCGCCAGCAGCCCGTCCACGGCGGCCACGGCGTCGGCGGCGCGGCTGGTCGACACCAGCAGGCTCTGCTGCACCGGCGGGGTCAGCCGGTCCAGCTCGGCGTGCAGCCGCCCCAGCAGCTCCCCGAGCTCGTGGCACTGGCGCAGCGACAGCTCCAGCCCCTCGCGCCGGGTCCC is a genomic window containing:
- the hrpA gene encoding ATP-dependent RNA helicase HrpA, giving the protein MRSPLGELRQRLPELMVRDRHRLRRRIDGARELRDAARLAEVTEQITADVERAAARVARRRAAVPRISYPAELPVSQKKDEIAEAIRDHQVVIVAGETGSGKTTQLPKICLELGRGVLGTIGHTQPRRLAARTVADRIAEELGTTLGETVGYKVRFTDTSSDDTLVKLMTDGILLAEITGDRLLRAYDTIIIDEAHERSLNIDFLLGYLKEILPRRPDLKVIITSATIDPERFSRHFGDAPIVEVSGRTYPVEVRYRPIVDPEDPEADPDRDQVQAICDAVDELCAEGPGDILVFLSGEREIRDTADALAKRGLPGTEILPLYARLSAAEQHRVFQPHRGRRIVLATNVAETSLTVPGIKYVIDPGTARISRYSHRLKVQRLPIEPISQASANQRKGRCGRTSDGICIRLYSEEDFASRPEFTDPEILRTNLASVILQMTNLGLGDIAAFPFVDPPDRRNIKDGVDLLHELGAFDPAAKDPRRRLTPLGRKLAQLPIDPRLARMVLEADKNGCVREVLVIASALSIQDPRERPADKQQAADERHRRFADPSSDFLAYLNLWNYLREKQKELSGGQFRRMCKNEFLHYLRVREWQDLHGQLKQVAKGLGVTLNTAEAAPEAIHRSLLAGLLSHVGLMDPEKRDYLGARNARFAIFPGSGLFKKPPRWVMSAELVETSRLWARVNARIEPDWIEPLAQHLVKRTYSEPHWSKKQGAVMAYERVTLYGIPIVTQRRVNYGRIDPELSRELFIRHALVGGEWDTHHRFFQENRDLLEEVEDLEHRARRRDILVDDETLFDFYDQRIPADVVSVRHFDAWWKKARRTRPDLLNFTRQMLINEGAGEISEADYPDEWRQGPLRFRLTYLFEPGGDAAGTDGVTVHVPLQVLNQVSPDGFDWQIPGLRAELVTELIRSLPKQLRVNFVPAPDVARKVLQRVSPYDGPLLDALERELRAMTGVTVPRESWDLSRVPEHLKMTFRVVDGRDRTVAEGKDLEELKRRLKGRMRGTLQAAAQQDGIERSGLTTWSIGELPQLYERRQSGYAVKAFPALTDEGDSVAVRMYETPAEQQQAMWRGTRRLLLLGSPSPVKFLQAGLSNQAKLALSHNPHGSVAALFEDCVTAAADKLMADAGGPAWDEEGFTKLHDHVRAELADTAAAVVGQVERILRAAHEVDRRLRGTTSLVLVPSLTDLRTQLDELVAPGFVTATGFARLPDLLRYLRAMEARLDKLPENPNRDRLLMQQVHQMRREYDDLLRRLPPARRDDEAVRQIRWMIEELRVSLFAQRLGTRYPVSDKRIRKAIAQITA
- a CDS encoding TetR/AcrR family transcriptional regulator, coding for MDEQPDRRRRLADAAISTLAREGMRGLTHRAVDRAAGVPEGSTSYYFRTRQALLRAAVERLAELDTVEEELPEPAGRPDVAAIADAAAGLVELWATTARDRMLARYELALEANRRPELRAVYDTVGARYRRLAAGMLTALGATDPQRQAVLLVACLDGLLFDRLAGAGGAPGRAETAAVLRGLLESFLPDLTR
- a CDS encoding FAD-dependent monooxygenase, translated to MRTAVVAGGGIGGLAAAAALAARGWTVRVLERAPEFTEVGAGISLWPNALRALDVLGVGDRVRERAVPEAEIGVRAASGRWLMRTDVSELIRRYGPLVMIHRADLLAVLREAAGGADLVPSTEVAEVRAVPDGVEAVHTGGVTRADLVVGADGIRSAVRRSLWPGARPPRYAGYTAWRLLTRPAEPVHVGGETWGRGDRFGMAPLADGRVYCYAAAGVPPGGHSPDGELAELRRRFGAWHDPIPALLESASPESVLRHDIEELPPLKTFVRGRAVLLGDAAHAMTPNMGQGACQALEDAVTLAALLDTRSTVEEALAAYDSIRRPRAQRIARQSRLAGAPAQWSLLPAVVLRDTLTRLVPGSLTLRAMAPVLSWTPPA
- a CDS encoding (2Fe-2S)-binding protein, encoding MPTARRDDPTADVPADVLVDALADVAALGPFFAVSTDPAEEVDPLWRPFPGGVERLVDLTAARLGTAEPRVAASTAHLSLAARLWSPVLGCALLHGVVPSLAALRHRAAAPGVVPLWLAELRGRRPERAQDLAEAVYCAVIDEQLEAVNAFVRERFPVAEGLLWGNAASALIGTLRVVAAARPAHAGAARDLAARLLALGRLRGTGVLHGPGLAFRRRSCCLYYRIPGGGLCGDCCLDAPPAVRR
- a CDS encoding chromosome segregation ATPase, producing MSNSDEPGVEGADLVARPGGRGVQGDAATGPGTDLETGPETGVARVGDPVTVWPCANCGRPVPQPVGGVRTIRYCQDNDGACAREARSRRERGRDAPGLTGQVAWTWEIVERLEKMADGLAESLTSELSVAGVERRIAEVRAEAARELAVAQSEREASQQQAEEARHEAAQARRRMEAAEEEARRARQEARTATAKRDAAQQAWQEAQQLAQQAVAAKQAAESERDRVAAREGELLAALESSRAELVSLHARLAEAEAAAEAQRAEAAVARQAAEELRTAVKDAEAARQQALQAAARAEEERTAARRAQAEAEAEAQRAAAQRTEAIGERDAALAQAQQAVAERDQANARAAEQSAQIQHLAQSVAELQAAMSALAAERDAARAEADRARRQIDTLLTQRQAGVLPGVTGTGTGGTGGIPVPGASATGGTGPFPAATIPDTSAGSSAVPRQPAYSTDPAGGGTEPARRNGDENREDPLYARP
- a CDS encoding VOC family protein — protein: MDVLSSRILLRPADPARSHRFYREVLGLAVHREFGPPDEPGVVYFLGQGLLEVSGRSDGTPPGPVMIWLQVRDVAAEHRRLREAGVTVLREPRQEPWGLVEMWIADPDGVRIVLVEVPADHPLRRDPRPLP
- a CDS encoding phosphotransferase enzyme family protein, encoding MPSDTSPLAPSAPPAPRLLRRWDLGDPQRIAPLPESGPHRAWRVETAAGVVLLKRYGAEADRRRVLFEHSVRTALDEAGLPVPAPVPARDGRTLVRADGQGHAVFPWTDGTRREGLELSLRQCHELGELLGRLHAELDRLTPPVQQSLLVSTSRAADAVAAVDGLLAALPPDGDDFAALARRRLAERRALLVELADHQPPEAEAFAVGYVHGAFDARNVLYGRTRQVAAVVGWGGLRIAPFAGDLVRAAAALFAGHGEERGLDLDRAQAFVAGHRTAFPLDAGQIYSAVHRLWWEHLCDLGPLRRHYLERRDPAGAADAALVAWWTQNLDRTLEAFAAPYTSAARADLVGHLDGP